A region from the Candidatus Binataceae bacterium genome encodes:
- the glmS gene encoding glutamine--fructose-6-phosphate transaminase (isomerizing), whose product SDIPAILPHTRSAIILEDGELAEITAGGIRLMKFDGTAVERAPRRIEWDAVAATKGGFKHFLRKEIGEQPQAWIDTLAGRAKVGSSEVHFEMDLLPPGGPSAISRIVMVSAGASWITSQVGKFIIEDLAGIPVEVDYSSEYRYRRPPIDKKTMMIAVSQSGETADTLAAMEEGGRRGAHLLAITNTVDSSIARKGNAQLYTRCGPEISVTTTKCFLTQLESYFLLAIQMASLMGRISEVEAEELLRPMFAIPGQIEAIIALEPQILRIARAYASAQDFLFLGRGINYPIALEGALKLKEISYIHAEGYSAGEMKHGPIALIDEKMPVVVLIPNDDLFEKTLSNLREVESRNGKIIAVTDRATDELRAVANEVIEVPATSRMLTPVLMTVPLQLLAYHIAAERGTDVDQPRNLAKAVTVE is encoded by the coding sequence TCGGATATTCCCGCGATCCTCCCGCACACGCGAAGCGCGATCATACTCGAGGACGGCGAGCTCGCGGAAATTACCGCGGGCGGAATCCGCCTCATGAAGTTCGACGGCACTGCTGTCGAGCGCGCGCCGCGGCGAATCGAATGGGACGCGGTCGCCGCGACTAAGGGCGGCTTCAAGCACTTCCTGCGTAAGGAAATCGGTGAGCAGCCGCAGGCCTGGATCGATACGCTCGCGGGCCGCGCCAAAGTCGGATCATCGGAAGTACACTTCGAGATGGACTTGCTGCCGCCGGGCGGGCCGTCGGCGATCTCGCGAATCGTGATGGTCAGTGCGGGCGCATCGTGGATCACGTCGCAGGTCGGTAAATTTATCATCGAAGACCTGGCCGGAATCCCGGTCGAAGTTGATTATTCGAGTGAGTATCGCTACCGGCGCCCGCCGATCGACAAAAAGACTATGATGATCGCCGTGTCGCAGTCGGGCGAGACCGCGGATACTCTCGCCGCGATGGAAGAAGGCGGGCGGCGCGGAGCGCATCTGCTGGCGATTACCAACACTGTAGATTCGTCGATCGCGCGCAAGGGCAACGCGCAGCTTTACACGCGATGCGGTCCCGAGATCAGCGTCACGACCACGAAATGCTTTCTTACTCAGCTCGAATCGTATTTTCTACTGGCTATTCAGATGGCGTCGCTGATGGGCCGCATCTCCGAAGTCGAAGCCGAAGAACTGCTGCGTCCGATGTTCGCGATACCGGGGCAAATCGAGGCGATTATCGCGCTCGAGCCGCAGATTCTGCGTATCGCGCGCGCGTATGCATCGGCGCAAGATTTCCTCTTCCTGGGCCGCGGCATCAACTATCCGATCGCGCTCGAAGGCGCGCTCAAGTTGAAGGAAATTTCGTACATCCACGCCGAAGGATACTCGGCTGGCGAGATGAAACACGGCCCGATCGCGCTGATCGACGAGAAGATGCCGGTCGTAGTGCTGATTCCGAACGACGATCTGTTCGAAAAAACGTTGTCGAATCTGCGCGAAGTAGAGTCGCGCAACGGTAAGATAATCGCCGTGACCGATCGCGCGACGGACGAGCTAAGAGCTGTCGCAAACGAAGTTATCGAGGTTCCCGCGACGAGCCGAATGCTCACTCCCGTGCTGATGACCGTGCCGCTCCAGTTGCTCGCCTATCATATCGCGGCAGAGCGCGGCACCGACGTCGATCAGCCGCGCAATCTCGCCAAGGCCGTCACCGTCGAATAG
- a CDS encoding DUF2147 domain-containing protein has protein sequence MRKFTLLLILAITLTATAMNGAAQALDGALSPLGTWATPDGGAHIQVSDCGGTLCGTITWLRHPREKDGTESVDSKNPNSDLRLRKLLGLQLMAAFTPDGADPTVWKNGWIYDASSGKTYSCTLTLESATTMRVRGYIGLSLFGKTQVWTRVTPQILAK, from the coding sequence ATGAGGAAATTCACGCTTCTGCTCATTCTTGCGATCACACTCACGGCCACCGCGATGAATGGCGCCGCTCAGGCCCTTGACGGCGCGCTCAGTCCGCTCGGAACTTGGGCCACGCCCGATGGCGGCGCGCATATTCAAGTCTCCGATTGCGGCGGCACACTGTGCGGGACGATCACGTGGCTTCGACATCCGCGGGAGAAGGATGGAACGGAATCGGTCGACTCGAAGAATCCAAACTCCGATCTCCGCTTGCGCAAATTATTGGGACTTCAATTGATGGCCGCTTTCACCCCGGATGGCGCCGATCCAACCGTCTGGAAGAACGGATGGATTTACGACGCGAGCAGCGGAAAGACCTATTCCTGCACCCTCACGCTCGAGAGCGCGACAACGATGCGCGTGCGCGGGTACATTGGACTCTCGCTCTTCGGCAAAACTCAAGTCTGGACGAGAGTCACGCCACAGATCCTGGCGAAATAA